From Bacteroidota bacterium:
ATGTTCGTTTTCTTACGTTGAGGTTCGAACTCAATTAAATCTCTTATAATTCTTAGAATATGAGATTTCCCTTTCTTTGGAGGAATAAATTTTTCAATCTTATCGCTAAAAAATATGATTCCTGTTTTATCATTGTTTTGAATAGCCGAAAATGCAATAACAGCGCACAATTCGGTTATCAATTCTTGTTTGAATTGATTTGAAGTTCCAAATAATCCCGAAGCACTAACATCTACCAACAACATAACGGTAAGCTCTCGTTCCTCTTCAAACACTTTTACAAACGGATGATTAAATCGAGCCGTTACATTCCAATCAATTGTTCTAATATCGTCTCCTGCCTGATACTCGCGCACCTCGCTAAAAGCCATCCCCCTACCTTTAAAGGCACTATGATACTCTCCCGAAAAAATTTGATTCGAGATACCTCGAGATTTAATCTCGATTTTACGCACCTTCTTTAAGAGTTCAACAGTTTCCACTATACAATTTTTAATGCCTCTTTATAATTCAACACTCACAAATCATCTACGGCACTTCAACCGCATTCAAAATTTCTGTAATTATATTTTCTGTTGTAATATTTTCTGCTTCTGCTTCGTAGGTCAATCCAATTCTGTGGCGCAACACATCTGTACATACCGCACGAACATCTTCCGGAATTACATAACCTCTGCGTTTTATAAATGCGTATGCTTTGGATGCCAATGCTAAGCTAATACTTGCACGTGGCGATGCTCCAAAATTTATTAATCCTTTAAATTTGCCTAATTTATAATCTTCCGGTGTTCTGGTAGAATACACTATATCTACAATGTAGCGTTCTATTTTTTCGTCCATATATACATCACGCACTACATTTCTAGCTTTCACAATATCTTCAGGTTGCAACACATGATTCAGCTTAGGAAATTCGGCTGCAATATTTTGGCGAATAATTTTTCGCTCATCTTCTTTGGAAGGATAAGAAATCACGACTTTAAGCATAAATCTATCTACTTGCGCTTCCGGCAATGGATAGGTACCTTCTTGCTCTACCGGATTTTGTGTTGCCAATACTAAGAATGGCTCAGGCAATTTAAAAGTTGTATCACCAATAGTTACTTGGCGCTCTTGCATCGCTTCTAGCAAAGCACTTTGAACTTTTGCAGGAGCACGATTAATTTCATCGGCCAAAATAAA
This genomic window contains:
- a CDS encoding AAA family ATPase, whose protein sequence is MTDIKELNERIQRDSAFVDLLNLELDKVIVGQKYMVERLLIGLLSNGHILLEGVPGLAKTLAIKSLASTINAAFSRIQFTPDLLPADLVGTMIYNQKKEEFTVRKGPLFSNFILADEINRAPAKVQSALLEAMQERQVTIGDTTFKLPEPFLVLATQNPVEQEGTYPLPEAQVDRFMLKVVISYPSKEDERKIIRQNIAAEFPKLNHVLQPEDIVKARNVVRDVYMDEKIERYIVDIVYSTRTPEDYKLGKFKGLINFGASPRASISLALASKAYAFIKRRGYVIPEDVRAVCTDVLRHRIGLTYEAEAENITTENIITEILNAVEVP
- a CDS encoding DUF58 domain-containing protein; translation: METVELLKKVRKIEIKSRGISNQIFSGEYHSAFKGRGMAFSEVREYQAGDDIRTIDWNVTARFNHPFVKVFEEERELTVMLLVDVSASGLFGTSNQFKQELITELCAVIAFSAIQNNDKTGIIFFSDKIEKFIPPKKGKSHILRIIRDLIEFEPQRKKTNIELALKYLNNVIKKKSITFLISDFIDTSNFSDALKIANKKHDLVALQVSDKREHQLPNVGLIRVQDNETEQSIWVDTSSRAVRLQYEMNAKRNRDKLKEIFAKSGVDCAEINTTESYIKPLMNLFKRRG